A genomic window from Sebastes fasciatus isolate fSebFas1 chromosome 7, fSebFas1.pri, whole genome shotgun sequence includes:
- the LOC141770516 gene encoding uncharacterized protein LOC141770516 isoform X1 — translation MSIKYKLGNYRSKLRNAGCIEVSINRRRSGEDDGAGPSLKRAKRGEINYVPDHPDTHTDDSLEEERLALVEELKKRNKNVALIKQQMEVTFSLRRKEIVELVPMVSEVQERWPALFYEAEIREEFLRITNKDLIDNFGAAINQHTPRLLKLYRARRTAFPPEMDQLLNRLDEETSDITVHRHTAALKGLPLYLRDSHEKLFRNCLATDPEEEQTKGLIVGILTVLEDDDSSAPATVINVAVVVEEDIVLQDLPDLPTTFAYLFGLIYALNLQYPKELRYTFETIQKVFMELGTDLSARVRSFKNKVLQ, via the exons ATGAGCATAAAATACAAACTTGGTAATTACAGGTCCAAGCTACGTAACGCAGGCTGCATTGAGGTCAGCATTAACCGGAGAAGAAGCGGTGAAGATGATGGTGCAGGTCCttctttgaagagagcaaagcGAGGGGAGATTAACTATGTTCCTGACCACCCAGATACCCATACTGATGACTCGCTGGAGGAGGAAAGACTAGCTCTGGTTGAGGAGTTAAAGAAGAGGAATAAGAATGTTGCACTCATAAAGCAACAGATGGAGGTGACATTCTCCCTGAGGCGCAAGGAGATTGTGGAGCTAGTGCCTATGGTGTCAGAGGTCCAGGAGCGGTGGCCTGCTCTGTTTTACGAGGCAGAG ATCAGGGAAGAGTTTCTTCGGATCACCAACAAGGACCTAATAGACAACTTCGGAGCAGCCATTAATCAGCACACTCCTAGGCTCCTTAAACTCTATCGGGCTAGGCGGACAGCTTTCCCGCCTGAGATGGATCAACTCCTTAACAGACTGGATGAAGAG ACATCTGACATCACAGTACATCGACACACTGCAGCCTTGAAGGGCCTCCCCTTGTATCTCCGTGACAGTCATGAGAAGCTGTTCAGGAACTGTCTG GCCACTGACCCAGAAGAGGAGCAGACGAAGGGCCTCATCGTGGGTATCCTCACTGTGTTGGAGGATGATGACAGTTCAGCTCCTGCAACAGTCAttaatgttgctgttgttgtagaAGAAGACATCGTCCTCCAGGATCTCCCTGACCTGCCAACGACTTTTGCTTACCTCTTTGGGCTGATCTACGCTTTAAACCTCCAGTACCCAAAAGAACTGAGGTACACATTCGAAACCATTCAGAAAGTTTTCATGGAACTTGGAACTGATCTCTCTGCAAGGGTCCGATCCTTCAAAAACAAAGTCCTTCAGTGA
- the LOC141770516 gene encoding uncharacterized protein LOC141770516 isoform X4, with protein sequence MEVTFSLRRKEIVELVPMVSEVQERWPALFYEAEIREEFLRITNKDLIDNFGAAINQHTPRLLKLYRARRTAFPPEMDQLLNRLDEETSDITVHRHTAALKGLPLYLRDSHEKLFRNCLATDPEEEQTKGLIVGILTVLEDDDSSAPATVINVAVVVEEDIVLQDLPDLPTTFAYLFGLIYALNLQYPKELRYTFETIQKVFMELGTDLSARVRSFKNKVLQ encoded by the exons ATGGAGGTGACATTCTCCCTGAGGCGCAAGGAGATTGTGGAGCTAGTGCCTATGGTGTCAGAGGTCCAGGAGCGGTGGCCTGCTCTGTTTTACGAGGCAGAG ATCAGGGAAGAGTTTCTTCGGATCACCAACAAGGACCTAATAGACAACTTCGGAGCAGCCATTAATCAGCACACTCCTAGGCTCCTTAAACTCTATCGGGCTAGGCGGACAGCTTTCCCGCCTGAGATGGATCAACTCCTTAACAGACTGGATGAAGAG ACATCTGACATCACAGTACATCGACACACTGCAGCCTTGAAGGGCCTCCCCTTGTATCTCCGTGACAGTCATGAGAAGCTGTTCAGGAACTGTCTG GCCACTGACCCAGAAGAGGAGCAGACGAAGGGCCTCATCGTGGGTATCCTCACTGTGTTGGAGGATGATGACAGTTCAGCTCCTGCAACAGTCAttaatgttgctgttgttgtagaAGAAGACATCGTCCTCCAGGATCTCCCTGACCTGCCAACGACTTTTGCTTACCTCTTTGGGCTGATCTACGCTTTAAACCTCCAGTACCCAAAAGAACTGAGGTACACATTCGAAACCATTCAGAAAGTTTTCATGGAACTTGGAACTGATCTCTCTGCAAGGGTCCGATCCTTCAAAAACAAAGTCCTTCAGTGA
- the LOC141770516 gene encoding uncharacterized protein LOC141770516 isoform X3 — protein MSIKYKLGNYRSKLRNAGCIEVSINRRRSGEDDGAGPSLKRAKRGEINYVPDHPDTHTDDSLEEERLALVEELKKRNKNVALIKQQMEVTFSLRRKEIVELVPMVSEVQERWPALFYEAEIREEFLRITNKDLIDNFGAAINQHTPRLLKLYRARRTAFPPEMDQLLNRLDEEATDPEEEQTKGLIVGILTVLEDDDSSAPATVINVAVVVEEDIVLQDLPDLPTTFAYLFGLIYALNLQYPKELRYTFETIQKVFMELGTDLSARVRSFKNKVLQ, from the exons ATGAGCATAAAATACAAACTTGGTAATTACAGGTCCAAGCTACGTAACGCAGGCTGCATTGAGGTCAGCATTAACCGGAGAAGAAGCGGTGAAGATGATGGTGCAGGTCCttctttgaagagagcaaagcGAGGGGAGATTAACTATGTTCCTGACCACCCAGATACCCATACTGATGACTCGCTGGAGGAGGAAAGACTAGCTCTGGTTGAGGAGTTAAAGAAGAGGAATAAGAATGTTGCACTCATAAAGCAACAGATGGAGGTGACATTCTCCCTGAGGCGCAAGGAGATTGTGGAGCTAGTGCCTATGGTGTCAGAGGTCCAGGAGCGGTGGCCTGCTCTGTTTTACGAGGCAGAG ATCAGGGAAGAGTTTCTTCGGATCACCAACAAGGACCTAATAGACAACTTCGGAGCAGCCATTAATCAGCACACTCCTAGGCTCCTTAAACTCTATCGGGCTAGGCGGACAGCTTTCCCGCCTGAGATGGATCAACTCCTTAACAGACTGGATGAAGAG GCCACTGACCCAGAAGAGGAGCAGACGAAGGGCCTCATCGTGGGTATCCTCACTGTGTTGGAGGATGATGACAGTTCAGCTCCTGCAACAGTCAttaatgttgctgttgttgtagaAGAAGACATCGTCCTCCAGGATCTCCCTGACCTGCCAACGACTTTTGCTTACCTCTTTGGGCTGATCTACGCTTTAAACCTCCAGTACCCAAAAGAACTGAGGTACACATTCGAAACCATTCAGAAAGTTTTCATGGAACTTGGAACTGATCTCTCTGCAAGGGTCCGATCCTTCAAAAACAAAGTCCTTCAGTGA
- the LOC141770516 gene encoding uncharacterized protein LOC141770516 isoform X2, producing the protein MSIKYKLGNYRSKLRNAGCIEVSINRRRSGEDDGAGPSLKRAKRGEINYVPDHPDTHTDDSLEEERLALVEELKKRNKNVALIKQQMEVTFSLRRKEIVELVPMVSEVQERWPALFYEAEIREEFLRITNKDLIDNFGAAINQHTPRLLKLYRARRTAFPPEMDQLLNRLDEETSDITVHRHTAALKGLPLYLRDSHEKLFRNCLATDPEEEQTKGLIVGILTVLEDDDSSAPATVINVAVVVEEDIVLQDLPDLPTTFAYLFGLIYALNLQYPKELRIQTIKVELW; encoded by the exons ATGAGCATAAAATACAAACTTGGTAATTACAGGTCCAAGCTACGTAACGCAGGCTGCATTGAGGTCAGCATTAACCGGAGAAGAAGCGGTGAAGATGATGGTGCAGGTCCttctttgaagagagcaaagcGAGGGGAGATTAACTATGTTCCTGACCACCCAGATACCCATACTGATGACTCGCTGGAGGAGGAAAGACTAGCTCTGGTTGAGGAGTTAAAGAAGAGGAATAAGAATGTTGCACTCATAAAGCAACAGATGGAGGTGACATTCTCCCTGAGGCGCAAGGAGATTGTGGAGCTAGTGCCTATGGTGTCAGAGGTCCAGGAGCGGTGGCCTGCTCTGTTTTACGAGGCAGAG ATCAGGGAAGAGTTTCTTCGGATCACCAACAAGGACCTAATAGACAACTTCGGAGCAGCCATTAATCAGCACACTCCTAGGCTCCTTAAACTCTATCGGGCTAGGCGGACAGCTTTCCCGCCTGAGATGGATCAACTCCTTAACAGACTGGATGAAGAG ACATCTGACATCACAGTACATCGACACACTGCAGCCTTGAAGGGCCTCCCCTTGTATCTCCGTGACAGTCATGAGAAGCTGTTCAGGAACTGTCTG GCCACTGACCCAGAAGAGGAGCAGACGAAGGGCCTCATCGTGGGTATCCTCACTGTGTTGGAGGATGATGACAGTTCAGCTCCTGCAACAGTCAttaatgttgctgttgttgtagaAGAAGACATCGTCCTCCAGGATCTCCCTGACCTGCCAACGACTTTTGCTTACCTCTTTGGGCTGATCTACGCTTTAAACCTCCAGTACCCAAAAGAACTGAG
- the pou2af1 gene encoding POU domain class 2-associating factor 1: MHWEKSPSSALARSRPYQGVRVRDPVKELLRRKRSLEPHCTKTAPPTADVVTHNNPSSYTQGMFGSDVAGGSPAEPSTAVGDGGLQQCAGWRAAPPAAGAGLQTAVTPWSSSDYHQHDPSAQTLAYSQAPTLTADVYMQTLCPSYTMLTYTHAPLLTNFGTIPMGPAPGSLPQMELPDSGFTYLPWAQPITTISTMPNLGVQFAPGSAALPGSPLVHMPLSMSLTTMIPQLEAQGVVDHPHPQILDLPQRSEHQLDPEPQGQSLDEDPRLEADSPNLLDKLLEEQKGDGEDEDKDSYSSSLFIPNV; encoded by the exons ATGCACTGGGAGAAAT caccatcatcagcacTGGCCAGGTCCAGACCGTACCAAGGTGTCCGAGTCCGAGACCCGGTCAAAGAGCtgctgaggaggaagagaagtcTGGAGCCACACTGCACCAAGACAGCGCCCCCTACTGCG GATGTGGTCACACACAACAACCCGTCATCATACACACAAG GCATGTTTGGCTCTGACGTTGCCGGCGGCTCCCCAGCTGAGCCGTCGACTGCAGTCGGTGATGGAGGGCTGCAGCAGTGTGCAGGATGGAGAGCTGCACCACCTGCCGCCGGCGCTGGCCTGCAGACTGCTGTGACACCCTGGTCTTCATCTGACTACCACCAGCATGacccttcagctcagactctggCCTACTCACAGGCCCCCACCCTCACTGCCGATGTGTACATGCAGACTTTGTGTCCCAGCTACACCATGCTCACCTACACACACGCACCATTGCTCACTAACTTTGGG acCATACCTATGGGCCCAGCACCAGGCTCCCTCCCTCAGATGGAGCTCCCAGACTCAGGGTTTACCTACCTCCCCTGGGCCCAGCCCATCACCACCATATCCACCATGCCGAACCTGGGGGTCCAGTTCGCCCCCGGCTCCGCAGCCCTGCCCGGGTCACCTCTGGTCCACATGCCCTTGTCCATGTCTTTGACCACCATGATCCCTCAGCTGGAGGCTCAGGGTGTAGTAGATCACCCTCATCCGCAGATACTGGACCTCCCGCAGCGTTCAGAACACCAACTGGACCCTGAGCCACAAGGCCAGTCTCTGGATGAAGATCCAAGGTTAGAGGCGGATTCCCCAAACCTCCTGGATAAACTTCTGGAGGAACAAAAGGGTGATGGCGAAGATGAGGACAAAGACTCGTACAGCAGCTCGCTTTTTATTCCGAATGTCTGA